Proteins found in one Terribacillus sp. DMT04 genomic segment:
- a CDS encoding beta-glucosidase: MHRFRRLPIIGFIAVLLAGLLVLPFQAFAADTSAKPWMDENASPTKRTNLLLDAMSLKDKVDLITGNVNNYYGFYNKAMEKYDIPALKMADGPAGVRIANPDIQNKQSTAMPAPIALAASWDTEAAEAYGDVLGSEAFNTTHNVLLGPGLDIARNAFGSRNFESLGEDPVLQSRIAVPYINGIQDNHVMATAKHYLLNNQETLRFTNDSQASERAINEIYARPFGAAIEDGKLSSVMCAFNKVNTVAACDNKELMTDLLRDQLDFNGFVMSDYGANLSTVKSIQAGMDLETPGEPYGKWGEQLLQAVNDGRVSEDTINTSAFRLLYQMFDKGLFDNQTQNQQIDTAAHGQIAREIAADSMVLLKNEKNALPIEDNTNSIAVIGPDADNASAAGGGSSLVNPMYTVSPLEGIKNHATDDTKISYTAGTDPISAGDVMPGPDAVPSSLLHPSADAEQNGMKAEYWTNTNFEGNPSHERTDRQVNMNLGFYNYEGFNAQSTKLEKLPTNLNGMMSARWTGVIEAPADGTYNLSTTSFGTSKLYLDGELIIQNAGETLGTKTVEVDLKKGEQHDIKIEYQTDYPKEGGRDYGGQVRFGWEPADGAVDAQIKEAVTAAKKADKAVIVTRTYDSEGYTDRSDMELPNNQQQLIKEVAKVNPNTIVVNESGIAIEMGDWEKNVKAIVQAWYPGQEQGNAIADVLFGQVNPSGKLPVTFPVDEDTTPTNAASQFPGTNGVNSYSEGVFVGYRGYDKQNLQVAYPFGYGLSYTDFKYKNLHSKVKQKKGDTSIEVKLHLRNTGDVQGAEVVQVYAGQLPTNAVETPEKQLAGFEKVELKAGKQQPIKIKLDPKAFSYYDEEQNEWVMPSGEVPIYVGSSSQDIRLESTITLP, from the coding sequence TTGCATCGTTTTAGACGCTTACCTATTATTGGATTTATTGCTGTACTCTTAGCGGGTTTGCTTGTTCTTCCATTCCAAGCATTCGCAGCTGATACATCAGCAAAACCTTGGATGGATGAGAACGCATCCCCAACAAAACGAACAAATCTGTTATTAGATGCCATGTCATTGAAGGACAAGGTAGATTTGATTACAGGAAACGTAAACAATTATTATGGCTTCTATAACAAAGCTATGGAGAAATACGATATCCCTGCATTGAAAATGGCAGACGGTCCTGCCGGTGTCAGAATTGCCAATCCGGATATTCAAAACAAACAATCTACTGCAATGCCTGCTCCCATTGCACTGGCTGCATCATGGGATACCGAGGCAGCAGAGGCTTATGGGGATGTGCTCGGCAGCGAAGCTTTTAACACAACTCATAATGTCTTGCTAGGACCTGGCTTGGATATTGCGCGTAACGCTTTTGGTTCCCGCAACTTCGAATCTCTTGGAGAAGATCCAGTCCTGCAATCTCGTATAGCCGTGCCTTACATAAATGGAATACAAGATAATCATGTTATGGCAACAGCCAAACATTATTTACTGAACAACCAAGAAACACTTCGATTCACCAATGACTCACAAGCAAGCGAACGAGCCATCAACGAAATTTATGCTCGCCCGTTCGGAGCTGCAATAGAAGACGGAAAGCTAAGCAGTGTGATGTGTGCTTTCAATAAAGTGAATACGGTAGCAGCTTGTGACAACAAAGAGCTGATGACAGACCTGCTTCGCGATCAGCTTGACTTCAACGGCTTTGTCATGAGTGATTACGGCGCCAACTTGAGCACCGTAAAATCCATCCAAGCTGGCATGGATCTTGAAACACCAGGAGAGCCTTATGGAAAATGGGGAGAGCAGCTTCTCCAAGCGGTAAACGATGGCCGTGTTAGTGAAGATACCATCAATACGAGTGCTTTCCGCTTGCTGTATCAAATGTTCGATAAAGGACTGTTTGACAACCAAACACAAAACCAGCAAATCGATACAGCTGCACATGGCCAAATTGCTCGTGAAATTGCCGCTGACAGTATGGTCCTATTGAAAAACGAAAAGAATGCCTTACCTATTGAAGATAATACAAATTCTATTGCTGTTATCGGTCCAGATGCAGATAATGCCTCTGCTGCAGGCGGCGGAAGCTCTCTCGTTAACCCGATGTATACAGTAAGCCCGCTTGAAGGGATTAAAAATCATGCGACAGATGATACAAAGATCAGCTACACAGCTGGTACCGATCCAATTAGTGCTGGAGATGTCATGCCAGGACCAGACGCTGTTCCATCTTCCTTGCTTCATCCATCTGCAGATGCCGAGCAAAATGGAATGAAAGCGGAATATTGGACCAATACAAACTTCGAAGGCAATCCGTCACATGAACGGACCGACCGACAAGTGAATATGAATCTTGGTTTCTATAACTACGAAGGCTTTAACGCACAATCAACGAAACTGGAAAAACTGCCGACAAACTTAAACGGCATGATGTCTGCCCGCTGGACAGGTGTAATCGAGGCGCCAGCTGACGGCACGTATAACCTTTCCACTACTAGCTTTGGGACAAGCAAACTTTACCTTGATGGCGAGCTTATCATCCAAAATGCTGGTGAAACGCTTGGCACGAAAACTGTTGAAGTCGATTTGAAAAAAGGTGAACAGCACGACATTAAGATTGAATACCAAACAGATTACCCGAAAGAAGGCGGCCGTGATTACGGCGGACAAGTACGATTTGGCTGGGAACCTGCCGATGGTGCTGTAGATGCACAGATTAAAGAAGCAGTAACAGCAGCGAAGAAAGCTGACAAAGCTGTCATCGTAACTCGCACGTATGATAGTGAAGGTTATACAGACCGCTCTGATATGGAACTGCCAAACAACCAGCAGCAGCTCATAAAAGAAGTGGCAAAAGTAAATCCAAACACAATCGTTGTAAACGAAAGCGGCATCGCCATTGAAATGGGCGATTGGGAGAAAAACGTAAAAGCAATAGTTCAAGCATGGTATCCTGGTCAAGAACAAGGGAATGCTATTGCTGATGTACTCTTTGGACAAGTGAACCCTTCTGGTAAACTGCCAGTCACATTCCCGGTAGATGAAGATACAACACCTACAAATGCTGCAAGCCAATTCCCTGGTACAAATGGTGTGAACAGCTACTCAGAAGGTGTATTCGTCGGCTATCGCGGCTATGATAAACAAAATCTGCAAGTCGCATATCCATTCGGATACGGGCTGTCTTATACAGACTTTAAATACAAAAATCTTCATAGCAAAGTAAAACAGAAAAAAGGCGATACATCGATTGAAGTAAAACTTCATCTTCGCAACACAGGAGATGTACAAGGCGCTGAAGTTGTCCAAGTATACGCTGGACAATTACCAACTAACGCTGTCGAAACGCCAGAAAAACAACTAGCTGGTTTCGAAAAAGTAGAACTGAAAGCCGGTAAACAGCAGCCTATAAAAATCAAGCTTGATCCAAAAGCTTTCTCTTATTATGATGAGGAACAGAATGAATGGGTAATGCCTTCTGGTGAGGTGCCAATTTATGTTGGCAGCTCGTCCCAAGACATTCGTCTCGAAAGCACGATTACGCTGCCATAA
- a CDS encoding glycoside hydrolase family 30 beta sandwich domain-containing protein, giving the protein MNKLLLFILLALCVFLLLFRLENTPPAAHSWLTTGDERHLLEKQADKLLQDKQQHIQTIAIDKQKTYQQMEGFGAAMSGSSAYLLSDKLSGKARDALFADLFTEKGIKLSFLRHTIGASDYSVDANGNPATYTYADQQGPPEEPLRYFSTARDQTVITMLQKAKQHNPSLQIMGTPWTAPPWLKYGEQTWNGSYLDYTNQNTYKIYADYFVRYLKAYKQKGLPIDFLSVQNEPLFSTDAYPSMTMNAAEQRHFIQNYLGPALQNAGLDTSILAYDHNWDKGKSYAETVLNGASAYTAGTAFHCYEGDAETGSDVHQLYPEKGIYFTECSGGAWSTDFGNNLSWLMEEVIIGATRNWSKTVLMWNMALDEKNGPANGGCSNCRGVITVNSQTGAITKNVEYYALGHLSKFVQPGAVRISSTQLPNIHTVAFYDKEAEEIILLAANTSNKSEKFQLAEGAHYLAYTLPPQSAVTITWKASETK; this is encoded by the coding sequence ATGAATAAACTTCTATTATTTATCTTGCTTGCACTCTGTGTATTCCTGCTGCTATTTCGTTTAGAAAATACGCCTCCCGCAGCGCACAGCTGGCTCACAACCGGGGATGAACGGCATCTTCTGGAAAAACAGGCCGACAAGCTTTTACAAGATAAACAGCAGCACATACAAACAATAGCAATCGACAAGCAGAAAACGTATCAGCAGATGGAAGGCTTCGGCGCCGCCATGTCCGGCTCAAGCGCATATCTGCTTTCAGACAAGCTTTCTGGTAAAGCACGTGATGCACTCTTCGCTGATTTGTTCACAGAAAAAGGCATTAAGTTATCTTTTCTTCGTCATACAATTGGCGCGTCAGATTATAGCGTCGATGCTAACGGAAATCCAGCAACCTATACATACGCCGATCAGCAAGGTCCGCCAGAAGAACCGCTGCGTTATTTCTCGACTGCGCGAGATCAAACAGTTATCACTATGCTGCAAAAAGCAAAACAGCATAATCCAAGTCTGCAAATTATGGGCACACCATGGACGGCACCGCCATGGCTGAAATACGGCGAGCAGACTTGGAACGGCTCCTATCTGGATTATACGAACCAAAACACCTATAAAATTTATGCTGACTACTTCGTTCGGTATTTGAAAGCTTACAAGCAAAAAGGACTTCCCATCGACTTTTTATCTGTGCAGAACGAGCCTTTATTTTCTACAGATGCTTACCCAAGTATGACGATGAATGCAGCTGAACAGCGTCACTTTATCCAAAACTATCTTGGACCAGCTTTGCAGAATGCTGGATTAGATACGTCAATACTGGCTTATGACCATAATTGGGACAAAGGTAAATCGTATGCAGAGACCGTATTGAACGGCGCTTCTGCATACACAGCTGGAACTGCGTTTCACTGCTATGAGGGTGACGCTGAAACCGGAAGCGACGTGCATCAGCTGTATCCGGAAAAAGGAATTTACTTTACCGAATGCAGCGGTGGTGCGTGGAGTACGGACTTTGGCAACAACTTAAGCTGGCTTATGGAAGAAGTGATCATTGGCGCAACGAGGAATTGGTCCAAAACGGTGTTAATGTGGAATATGGCGCTGGATGAAAAGAACGGCCCTGCAAATGGCGGATGTTCCAATTGCCGCGGCGTTATAACTGTTAACAGCCAAACTGGAGCTATTACGAAAAATGTAGAGTATTACGCACTCGGCCATCTTAGTAAGTTTGTTCAGCCTGGCGCTGTACGTATTAGCAGCACCCAGCTGCCGAACATACATACAGTTGCTTTCTACGATAAAGAAGCAGAAGAGATCATATTGTTAGCAGCGAACACTAGCAATAAATCGGAGAAGTTTCAACTAGCGGAAGGAGCGCATTACTTGGCCTACACGCTTCCCCCTCAATCAGCAGTTACAATTACTTGGAAAGCGTCTGAAACTAAGTAG
- a CDS encoding PadR family transcriptional regulator: MRVLKFAILGLLEQEKMTGYDIAAAFKGALGQFWSAKHSQIYPELKKLAAEELIEFETVIQGEKLEKKLYRLTSKGIRELMDWIQRVEAVNVSNKDEFMLKTYFIAAMDKQEAEQLFSNQLNSRQHKLSELEHILTELETKQKTPIQFSSPEFGHYLVLTRAIEREKGYIQWLKRSLALMGEDRDGGNIV, translated from the coding sequence ATGCGTGTATTAAAATTTGCGATTCTAGGATTGTTGGAACAAGAGAAAATGACTGGCTACGATATCGCAGCAGCTTTTAAGGGAGCACTCGGGCAATTTTGGAGTGCCAAACACAGCCAGATTTATCCGGAATTAAAGAAATTAGCAGCGGAAGAACTAATTGAATTTGAAACAGTAATTCAAGGGGAAAAGCTAGAAAAGAAACTGTATAGGTTAACAAGCAAAGGAATCAGAGAATTAATGGATTGGATCCAGCGGGTAGAAGCAGTCAATGTCTCCAATAAAGATGAATTTATGCTAAAAACATACTTTATCGCAGCCATGGACAAGCAAGAAGCAGAGCAGTTATTTTCCAACCAATTAAACAGCCGACAGCACAAATTAAGCGAACTGGAGCACATCCTAACAGAACTAGAAACAAAACAAAAAACCCCCATCCAATTTTCTTCTCCCGAATTTGGCCATTATTTAGTACTTACCAGAGCCATTGAACGAGAAAAAGGGTATATACAATGGCTGAAGCGGAGTTTAGCGTTGATGGGAGAGGACAGAGACGGAGGTAATATCGTTTAG
- a CDS encoding DUF3237 domain-containing protein — MMNPDLEKIATLTIDVAKPVSAGQTGLGLRRLIPIESGTVTGKIAGRILPGGADSQIIRPNGRTDLSARYLIETEDGDVIYLENNGIRQVDASYRKRAAQGEIIPPEHVYFRTVPVFETSSETYSWLMDKIFIGAATRLENQVLLEVYQVN, encoded by the coding sequence ATCATGAATCCTGATTTAGAGAAAATCGCGACACTCACTATTGATGTAGCCAAACCAGTCAGTGCTGGCCAAACAGGTCTTGGATTACGTCGGTTAATTCCCATTGAATCCGGGACAGTTACGGGAAAGATTGCAGGACGTATTTTGCCTGGCGGTGCCGACTCGCAAATCATTCGACCGAACGGACGGACAGATTTATCTGCTCGCTATCTGATTGAAACAGAAGATGGTGACGTTATTTATTTAGAAAATAACGGTATCCGCCAAGTTGACGCTAGCTATCGCAAGCGCGCTGCCCAAGGAGAAATCATCCCGCCGGAGCATGTGTATTTCCGGACGGTCCCTGTTTTTGAAACGAGCAGTGAAACATACAGCTGGCTGATGGACAAAATCTTTATCGGAGCGGCAACGCGACTGGAAAATCAAGTATTACTAGAAGTCTATCAAGTTAATTGA
- a CDS encoding phenolic acid decarboxylase, producing MQEFVGSHMIYTYENGWEYEMYIKNEDTIDYRIHSGMVGGRWVKDQKVDLVKLTEGVYKVSWTEPTGTDVSLNFMPNEKRMHGIIFFPKWVHEHPEITVCYQNDHIDLMHESREKYETYPKHVVPEFADITYHHQAGVNNEKIVAEAPYPGMTDDIRAGKLQ from the coding sequence ATGCAAGAATTTGTTGGCAGTCACATGATTTATACGTATGAAAACGGCTGGGAATATGAAATGTATATTAAAAATGAAGATACGATTGATTATCGAATTCATAGCGGCATGGTTGGCGGACGCTGGGTAAAAGATCAGAAAGTTGATCTGGTTAAACTAACAGAAGGCGTCTACAAAGTTTCTTGGACAGAACCTACTGGCACAGATGTATCATTAAATTTCATGCCAAACGAGAAAAGAATGCATGGTATCATCTTCTTCCCTAAATGGGTCCATGAACATCCGGAGATCACGGTCTGCTATCAAAACGACCACATTGACCTGATGCATGAATCCCGGGAGAAATATGAAACGTATCCGAAACATGTCGTACCGGAATTCGCGGATATTACTTATCATCATCAAGCTGGTGTAAACAATGAGAAAATTGTAGCTGAAGCACCTTACCCAGGTATGACGGACGACATTCGTGCTGGGAAATTACAATAA
- a CDS encoding DUF4440 domain-containing protein, which translates to MDEQLQVRETILKMEQLLLADETRLSAEAISNLLTDDFLEHGSSGRSVTKQDLVADGLDSVQLAIKDFNVRVLSEDTVLATFRTYDTASGHEQLRSSIWRYQPGGWRMLFHQGTPAKT; encoded by the coding sequence ATGGATGAACAGCTGCAAGTAAGAGAAACAATTCTTAAAATGGAACAATTGCTGCTAGCAGATGAAACAAGATTATCTGCCGAAGCGATTAGCAATCTATTAACGGATGATTTCCTGGAGCACGGCTCGTCCGGCCGCAGTGTCACGAAGCAGGACCTCGTAGCAGACGGATTGGATTCTGTTCAGCTCGCTATTAAAGATTTTAATGTGCGCGTCTTATCTGAGGATACTGTATTAGCAACATTCCGGACGTACGACACAGCTTCGGGTCATGAACAGCTGCGCAGCTCCATTTGGCGTTATCAGCCAGGAGGCTGGCGGATGCTCTTCCATCAAGGAACACCAGCAAAAACATAA
- a CDS encoding BglG family transcription antiterminator: protein MLQPRLLDVVTFLASEASIKTAEELAKKLAVSERTIRSDIKVLQQELAEEIAVIASIRGQGYKLIVADEKRFQQYLQKEIQERQKRLYTRVETPAERVNHLLQLLLLSDSYQKMEDLAHAVFVSFPTVQNDLKQVRNLLQKAGLDLEKRPKYGIRIKGTETEKRYFLSAFFSHQSGWQNGYNLPDTIISESEIQAVHHIVHRFVNDKQLALSDVAVQNLVTHIAIACRRIRDEQYVELAPDEMQDMIQQPAFREAAQLTAALEAELHLFFPQVEVAYMAIHLMGTKYGVQGKMQTYMGMSDLAAAIVARIHEKTKLDLRHDLELLHGLAVHLKPAIHRHLYDMNVRNPLLEDIKQHYPLAFEAAVIGACAVEEEMGIQLAVEEIGYLALHIGAALERVQQKIRKTKCLLVCATGHGSAQLLRYKLQSLFPDKLEIVDTIEYYRLISNKSWDADVVISTVPVETDVSPLPVIQVPVILDTQAIEKLKAFFKSGQEIRYIQPAYVRLQQEYTCKEEVLAQMAEMLRLDGKVGEGFLQAVYEREKVAPTSFGNLVAVPHPMEAQVEETLWVVCTLKKPIDWSGKPVRFVCLLCIQKDSEEDFTSMYQQLVRIIEHPDHVQRLLEANTYEAFHHTLVSI, encoded by the coding sequence ATGCTGCAGCCAAGGCTTTTAGATGTAGTAACATTCCTAGCTTCTGAAGCAAGCATAAAAACAGCGGAAGAACTAGCAAAAAAATTAGCAGTCTCGGAACGGACAATTCGCTCCGATATAAAGGTGCTGCAGCAGGAGCTTGCTGAGGAGATTGCGGTCATCGCTTCAATTAGAGGACAAGGTTATAAGCTGATTGTTGCGGACGAAAAGCGATTTCAGCAGTACTTGCAGAAAGAAATTCAAGAAAGGCAGAAGCGTCTGTATACAAGAGTGGAGACACCAGCGGAAAGAGTCAACCATCTGCTGCAGCTGTTGCTCTTGTCTGACAGTTATCAGAAGATGGAAGACTTGGCACACGCAGTATTTGTTAGTTTTCCGACAGTGCAAAATGATCTCAAACAAGTGAGGAATCTGCTGCAGAAGGCGGGGCTGGATTTAGAAAAAAGACCGAAGTACGGTATTCGAATTAAAGGAACAGAGACGGAGAAGCGCTATTTTTTGTCGGCATTCTTTTCCCATCAGTCAGGGTGGCAAAATGGTTACAATTTGCCCGATACGATAATATCAGAAAGTGAGATTCAAGCTGTCCATCACATCGTGCACCGTTTTGTGAACGATAAGCAACTCGCGTTGTCTGATGTGGCGGTTCAAAACTTGGTGACACATATTGCGATTGCTTGTAGAAGGATCAGAGATGAACAATATGTAGAGCTTGCTCCTGATGAGATGCAGGATATGATCCAGCAGCCGGCGTTTCGGGAAGCGGCGCAACTCACTGCTGCACTGGAGGCAGAACTGCATCTGTTTTTTCCGCAAGTAGAAGTGGCGTATATGGCAATTCATTTGATGGGTACAAAATACGGGGTACAAGGGAAAATGCAGACGTATATGGGAATGTCGGATTTAGCAGCAGCAATTGTAGCCAGAATACATGAGAAGACGAAGCTGGACCTTCGTCATGATCTGGAATTGCTTCATGGCTTGGCGGTGCATCTCAAGCCGGCTATTCATCGGCATTTGTATGATATGAATGTTCGGAATCCTTTATTGGAAGACATTAAGCAGCATTATCCACTTGCATTTGAAGCGGCAGTCATCGGGGCGTGTGCAGTGGAGGAGGAAATGGGGATTCAGCTGGCAGTAGAGGAGATTGGCTACCTGGCGCTGCACATTGGCGCGGCTTTGGAGAGAGTGCAGCAAAAGATACGGAAAACAAAATGTTTACTGGTTTGTGCCACGGGACATGGCAGCGCGCAGTTGCTGCGTTATAAATTACAATCTCTTTTTCCAGATAAATTAGAAATCGTTGATACGATTGAATACTACCGATTAATCTCGAACAAGAGCTGGGACGCAGATGTGGTAATCAGCACTGTACCGGTGGAGACGGATGTTTCGCCATTGCCAGTTATCCAAGTGCCAGTCATCTTGGATACGCAAGCAATTGAGAAGTTAAAAGCCTTTTTTAAATCCGGACAAGAAATACGCTATATTCAGCCGGCTTACGTACGTCTTCAGCAGGAATATACGTGTAAGGAAGAAGTGCTTGCGCAGATGGCGGAAATGCTACGTTTGGATGGGAAGGTAGGAGAAGGTTTTCTTCAAGCCGTGTACGAAAGAGAGAAAGTGGCGCCGACTAGTTTTGGCAACTTGGTAGCTGTTCCGCATCCAATGGAAGCGCAAGTGGAGGAAACGTTGTGGGTCGTTTGCACCTTGAAAAAACCCATCGACTGGTCCGGCAAGCCGGTGCGATTTGTCTGTCTGTTATGCATTCAAAAAGATAGCGAAGAAGATTTTACCAGTATGTATCAGCAGCTTGTTCGAATTATCGAGCATCCTGATCATGTACAGCGTTTGCTGGAGGCAAACACTTATGAAGCATTTCATCATACCCTTGTCTCTATCTAA
- a CDS encoding PTS lactose/cellobiose transporter subunit IIA — MNIEEKAFQLILHGGDGRSYAMEAMTLARQQKIEDAKQKIQQSKEAINEAHHIQTELITAEAGGQQSQVSLLMVHAQDHLMNAMTVREMAEEIIHLHEALAKQAAARD; from the coding sequence ATGAATATAGAAGAGAAAGCATTTCAGTTAATTTTACATGGCGGTGATGGCCGCAGTTATGCAATGGAAGCTATGACGCTGGCAAGGCAGCAGAAGATTGAAGATGCAAAGCAGAAAATTCAGCAAAGCAAAGAAGCAATCAATGAGGCACATCATATTCAAACAGAACTTATCACCGCAGAAGCAGGCGGACAGCAATCACAGGTAAGTCTTTTGATGGTGCATGCGCAGGATCATCTGATGAATGCCATGACGGTCAGAGAAATGGCAGAAGAAATCATTCATCTGCACGAAGCATTAGCAAAACAAGCTGCAGCTCGCGATTAA
- the celB gene encoding PTS cellobiose transporter subunit IIC, whose amino-acid sequence MSKFNDFLEMKVMPFAGRLAAQRHLVALRDGIILTMPLIIVGSLFLILGNLPIPGYADFMANIFGDSWNTKLQYPVNVTFDVMAIFACFGIAYRLAQAYESDGVDPLSSGAIALAAFLLATPFSPFEVDGAAANFVPVSLLGSGGLFVGMLVAMLATEVYRFIVKRNIVIRMPDGVPPAVSRSFIALIPGFAVIILVWLIRLLIEATSFGDIHNLIATVIGSPLTLVGSSFIGSFIAELMIVLLWVCGLHGANIVGGIMSPIWLKATAENAAAFAAGQELPHIFTAQFFEVFIHVGGSGSTIGLVLIMIWRAKLKQNKQLSKLATGPAIFNINEPIIFGLPIVLNPLMIIPFITVPLIMVITTYIGMSTGLVAKPAGIVVPWTMPPLISGYLATGGKISGAVLQLINLVIAMAVYYPFFRVLEKNQIKEEEARQRELAATKTDE is encoded by the coding sequence ATGAGCAAATTCAATGACTTTCTTGAAATGAAAGTGATGCCGTTTGCCGGCCGACTGGCTGCACAGCGGCATCTCGTGGCACTGCGCGATGGTATTATCCTGACAATGCCATTAATAATTGTTGGCTCCTTATTCCTTATTCTTGGAAACCTTCCTATTCCGGGGTATGCCGATTTTATGGCGAATATTTTCGGTGACTCATGGAACACGAAGCTGCAATATCCGGTAAATGTTACCTTTGATGTGATGGCGATTTTTGCTTGTTTTGGTATCGCGTACAGACTGGCGCAAGCTTATGAATCAGATGGCGTAGATCCCTTATCTTCTGGTGCCATCGCTTTGGCTGCCTTTTTGCTGGCAACGCCATTTAGCCCATTCGAAGTAGATGGTGCTGCAGCTAACTTCGTGCCGGTGTCCTTGCTCGGAAGCGGCGGACTATTTGTCGGTATGCTGGTAGCCATGCTTGCGACAGAAGTATATCGCTTTATTGTGAAACGAAATATCGTTATCCGTATGCCAGACGGTGTGCCGCCAGCGGTATCTCGGTCATTCATAGCACTTATTCCTGGATTTGCTGTTATCATCCTTGTTTGGCTGATTCGATTGCTAATTGAAGCGACATCATTTGGCGATATCCATAATTTGATTGCAACGGTAATTGGATCGCCGCTTACATTAGTTGGTTCATCCTTTATCGGGAGTTTTATTGCAGAGTTGATGATTGTGCTGCTTTGGGTTTGCGGTCTTCATGGTGCGAATATTGTAGGTGGTATTATGTCGCCAATCTGGCTGAAAGCAACTGCTGAAAACGCAGCAGCTTTTGCAGCAGGCCAAGAGTTGCCGCATATATTCACTGCCCAATTCTTTGAAGTATTCATTCATGTCGGCGGTTCAGGTTCAACAATCGGATTAGTTTTGATTATGATTTGGCGAGCGAAGCTGAAGCAAAATAAACAACTTAGTAAACTTGCGACTGGTCCGGCAATTTTCAATATCAATGAACCAATCATTTTCGGATTGCCGATTGTACTGAATCCGCTCATGATTATCCCATTTATTACCGTACCGCTCATTATGGTTATCACAACATATATTGGCATGAGTACCGGACTCGTAGCAAAACCTGCAGGTATCGTTGTTCCGTGGACGATGCCGCCATTAATATCGGGATATTTGGCAACGGGCGGAAAGATTTCAGGGGCTGTTCTGCAGCTGATTAACTTGGTGATTGCCATGGCGGTTTATTACCCTTTCTTCCGTGTTTTGGAGAAAAATCAAATCAAGGAAGAGGAAGCGAGACAACGTGAACTGGCTGCAACGAAAACAGACGAGTAA
- a CDS encoding TetR/AcrR family transcriptional regulator yields the protein MQEKKIIIIERATEIIAKKGYHAASIQEIAEASKLSKGAFYSYFKSKDELLAEIVRYHFRLISEEIEKVDEQVMHNSRDKAKLKLATIMREMVKRGNFIVMQRHEIDSDIGKEMELFFLEVRETGRRKTELDLLDVYGDASKPYLKDLRILLEGMLYQFIGDMLLDGLLLDLDRTAAYILERMDDMVAGLLKRKSEPLVTEDTPVASSVFEKELREQEVMQVLHRMQAVILKLGPEHSELEELQGVVELIQEEMRGKEPKKLLIQGLLANFKGISELESLRTELAQLLDIKVL from the coding sequence ATGCAGGAGAAAAAAATAATCATCATTGAACGTGCAACCGAGATTATTGCTAAAAAAGGGTATCATGCTGCCAGCATTCAAGAAATTGCGGAGGCAAGCAAACTTTCTAAAGGTGCTTTTTATTCTTACTTTAAATCAAAGGACGAATTGCTGGCAGAGATTGTTCGGTATCATTTTCGTTTAATTTCCGAGGAAATTGAAAAAGTAGATGAGCAAGTTATGCACAATAGCCGTGATAAAGCAAAATTGAAGCTTGCTACGATTATGCGGGAAATGGTCAAACGGGGAAATTTTATTGTCATGCAGCGGCATGAGATTGATTCAGATATAGGAAAAGAAATGGAGCTGTTTTTCCTTGAAGTGAGGGAGACGGGCAGACGGAAGACTGAATTAGATTTATTAGATGTGTATGGGGATGCAAGTAAGCCTTATTTAAAAGACTTGCGAATTCTATTGGAAGGCATGCTGTATCAGTTTATTGGCGATATGCTGCTTGACGGACTGCTGCTTGATTTGGATCGGACGGCAGCGTACATCCTGGAACGAATGGATGATATGGTGGCTGGTTTGCTGAAGCGGAAGTCAGAACCGCTAGTCACGGAAGATACACCTGTTGCATCCTCAGTTTTTGAGAAAGAGTTAAGAGAACAAGAAGTCATGCAAGTGCTGCACCGGATGCAAGCTGTCATCTTGAAGCTCGGTCCTGAACATAGTGAATTAGAAGAACTCCAAGGGGTAGTGGAGTTAATTCAAGAAGAGATGCGAGGAAAGGAACCTAAGAAGCTGCTTATTCAAGGGTTACTCGCTAACTTTAAAGGAATTAGTGAATTAGAAAGCTTGCGTACAGAATTAGCACAATTATTGGATATAAAAGTATTATAG